The nucleotide sequence GAAACTTTCGATGAGATGTTTGCCCCGGATGGCACACCCCGGCCCAGTGGGCAAAAGTTTGTGGAACGACTGCAGACACTCACAGAAGGCAGTCTGCAGCAGCGTCAGAAAGCAGCTGAAATCTCACTGCAGAATATGGGGATTACGTTCAACGTCTATGGTCACGAAGCCGGTACCGAAAAAGTCTGGCCCTTCGACCTGCTCCCCCGCATCATCGATGCCTATGAATGGAAGACCATTGAAAGCGGGTTGAAGCAGCGAATCCACGCCTTGAATCTGTTTATCGATGATATCTATAACGACTGCAAAATCATCAAAGATGGAGCCGTTCCTGCAGAACTGGTTCAGAGTTCGAAAACACTCCGGGCACAATGCAAAGGCTTTCATCCTCCCCAGGGAGTCTGGTGTCACATTACGGGAGTCGACCTGATTCGTGATCAGGACGGTCAGATCTATGTCCTTGAGGATAACCTGCGGTGCCCCTCGGGCGTTTCCTATGTCCTGGAAAACCGGGAACTGATGAAACGCACCTTTGCCCCGGTCTTCCAGGGTATGTCGGTCGCTCCCATCGAAGACTATAACGAACAGTTACTCAAAACCCTGCTAGACTGTGCACCGGAGGGTGTGAATGATCCGACCGCGGTCGTACTCACACCGGGCATTTACAACTCAGCCTACTTTGAACATACCTTCCTCGCTCAGCAGATGGGCGTCGAACTCGTGCAAGGTCCCGACCTGGTTGTGGAAAACGGCTATGTTTTCATGAAAACCACTAAGGGACTGCGGCGGGTTGATGTGATCTATCGTCGCATCGATGACGACTTTCTGGACCCCAAAAATTTCCGTCCGGACTCCGCGTTAGGCGTCGATCACCTGATGGATGTCTGTCGGGCCGGCCGCGTCACTCTGGCCAACGCCCCAGGTACGGGAGTGGCAGACGACAAAGCCGTGTATGCTTATGTTCCCGATATCATCAAATATTACCTGGGGGAAGATGCCATTCTCCCCAACGTGCCCACTTATTTATGCTCCGATGCCAAACAACGTGAGCATGTCCTGGCCAATCTCGATAAGCTGGTTGTGAAACCAACCAATGAATCCGGCGGTTATGGAATCCTGATGGGACCACATGCGACTCAGGAAGAACGGGACAAAACTGCCGCCGCGATAAAGTCCAACCCGCGCGAGTGGATTGCGCAACCCATGTTAAAACTGTCAACGGTCCCCACCCTGGTGGGCGATGAACTGGAACCTCGACACGTTGACCTCAGACCTTTTGTACTCTGTGGCAAAGATATCTATGTCATGCCCGGCGGTTTAACGCGTGTTGCCCTGCGGAAAGGGTCGATGGTGGTCAACTCGTCACAAGGGGGGGGCAGTAAAGACACATGGATCCTGCGTAATGGTCACTCTCATTCTGAGACAAACCCTGCGACAGCAGTTCTGGAGAAGTTTTGATGCTCAGTCGCGTTGCGAGTTCCGTTTACTGGTTAAGTCGTTATGTCGAGCGTGCTGAGAATGTGGCGCGGTTTATTGACGTGAATTACAATCTGACACTGGGAGAATCCGATTCACTCGGAGACCAGTGGGCGCCACTGGTTTATACCACCGGCGATCAGATCCCCTACGAAGAACGCTATGGTGCGCCGAATCGGGATAACGTCCTGAAGTTCCTGTTATTCGATGAAAAAAACCCCAATTCCATTCTCTCGTGTGTCTCTTATGCACGGGAAAATGCCAGAACCATTCGTGAAATCATTCCGACGGTCGTCTGGGAACAACTTAATCAGTTCTATTTTATGGTACGTTCAGCCGCAGGAAGTCCCGTAACACTGGATCAGCCTCAGGAGTTCTGCGAACGCGTGCGACTGGCCAGCCACATGCTGGTCGGCGCGACGGAAGCCACCATGTCACATGGAGAAGCCTGGCATTTTTCACGAGTGGGAAGGCTGATTGAACGGGGCGACAAAACTTCGCGAATTGTCGACGTACAATATTACATACTGCTGCCGGATGCCCGGGATGTCGGTAGCGCACTGGATGTGGTTCGCTGGTCTGCGCTGTTAAGATCAGCCAGCGCACTGGCCATGTACCGCAGACAATACGGAAAAATCACACCTGAACGTGTAGCGAATTTTTTGATTCTTGATACGTACTTTCCCCGTGCCATGCACTTCTGCCTGAGGAAGGCTCAGGAGTCGTTACGATCTATCACGGGAAGTCACGCCGGAACCTTTCAGAATCTGGCAGAACAGCGGATGGGCCTGTTGTGTTCCACGATGGACTACACCAGTGTCGAGGATATTATTCAGCAGGGATTGCACCAGTATATTGACGGCTTTCAGAATCAGTTGAACTCAGTCGGCGAAGCGATTCATGAAGATTTCTTCATAGCGCAGCAGACAGAGAGTCAGAGTCAGGCTCAAACTGCTAACGAAAACAGCCAGTCGCAAACCAGTTAAGCACTCAACGATAGACATTCCTGCACTTTTATCCTTCTTCTACGATTGATTGAATATCATGATCCGTGTCGCATTGAACCATAAGTCGGTCTACCACTACGATCGTTACGTCGAGCTGGCTCCACAGCTGGTTCGCCTTCGCCCTGCACCACACTGCCGGACTCCGATCCGCAGTTATTCGCTGCGTGTCACTCCCGTCCAGCATTTTGTCAACTGGCTGCAGGATCCACACAGCAACCATCTGGCGCGCCTCGTGTTCCCGGAAAAGACCAACATGCTGCAGGTGGAAGTCGATCTCGTCGCCGAAATGACGGTGATCAATCCGTTCGATTTCTTCCTGGAACCAGAAGCAAGCAACTATCCATTTACTTATGAACAGATCCTGAAAAAAGATCTTCAGCCATTCCTGGATACGATTGAACCAGGACCGGAATTTGCCGCCCTGCTCGCTTCAATCGACCGTTCCGAAATCAAGACCATCGATTTTCTGGTTTGCATGAATCAGCGACTTCAGAATATGATCCGCTATGTCATTCGCATGGAACACGGTGTGCAGACACCCGAAGAAACCTTACAGCTGGGCAGCGGTTCCTGCCGTGACAGTGCCTGGCTGCTGGTTCAGTTATTCCGGCATCTGGGACTGGCAGCCCGGTTTGTCTCCGGATATCTGATTCAGCTGAAACCCGATATTGAATCGCTGGACGGCCCTTCCGGTGCTGCCGAAGATTTTACCGATCTGCATGCCTGGACCGAAGTCTTTCTGCCCGGTGCCGGCTGGATTGGACTGGATCCGACATCCGGTTTATTTGCAGGCGAAGGACACATTCCCCTGGCGTGTACTCCCGAGCCACTGAATGCAGCGCCGATCTCAGGTACTGTCGAAAAATGTGAAGTCACCTTTCACCACGAAATGTCGATCTCACGTGTCCATGAAGATCCCCGTATTACCAAGCCTTATACGGATGAAGTCTGGGAGCGGATCGACAGTGTCGGACAGCAGGTCGACAAGGCCCTGGAAGCAGGAGACGTCCGCCTGACCATGGGGGGCGAACCAACGTTTGTTTCCATCGATGATATGGACGGCGACGAATGGAAAACAGCGGCTGTCGGCCCTACAAAACGCGGGCTCGCAGGAAATCTGATTGAACTGCTGCGACAGCGATTTGCACCGCAGGGAATGATTCATTACGGACAGGGGAAATGGTATCCCGGCGAATCGTTACCACGCTGGGCGCTGACCTGCATGTGGCGCACCGACGGACAGCCCATCTGGAATGACCCCATGCTGCTGGCTGCTCCCGAAGAAAATTATGAACACGATATTGAACATGCGCAGCTGTTTGCCACGACCCTGGCGAAACGGCTGGGACTCAACCCCGAATATGTTGCCACCGCGTATGAAGATGCGATGTACTATATGTGGAAGGAACGTCGCCTGGCTGTGAATGCCGATGTGCTGAATTCCGATCTGGTCGATGAAGAAGAGCGTATTCGGCTGGCTCGCGTCTTTGAACGCGGTCTCGGAGCCCCGGTCGGCTGCATGCTGCCGCTGATGCATCAGTGGTGGAATGCCAAACCACGCTGGATGAGCGGCACCTGGCCTGTCCGCTCAGAACAGCTGTTTTTGATTCCCGGCGATTCCCCCATGGGTCTGCGACTGCCCCTGGATTCACTACCGGCACCTCAGCCGGGTGA is from Gimesia maris and encodes:
- a CDS encoding circularly permuted type 2 ATP-grasp protein, which translates into the protein MRLAPYQYSETFDEMFAPDGTPRPSGQKFVERLQTLTEGSLQQRQKAAEISLQNMGITFNVYGHEAGTEKVWPFDLLPRIIDAYEWKTIESGLKQRIHALNLFIDDIYNDCKIIKDGAVPAELVQSSKTLRAQCKGFHPPQGVWCHITGVDLIRDQDGQIYVLEDNLRCPSGVSYVLENRELMKRTFAPVFQGMSVAPIEDYNEQLLKTLLDCAPEGVNDPTAVVLTPGIYNSAYFEHTFLAQQMGVELVQGPDLVVENGYVFMKTTKGLRRVDVIYRRIDDDFLDPKNFRPDSALGVDHLMDVCRAGRVTLANAPGTGVADDKAVYAYVPDIIKYYLGEDAILPNVPTYLCSDAKQREHVLANLDKLVVKPTNESGGYGILMGPHATQEERDKTAAAIKSNPREWIAQPMLKLSTVPTLVGDELEPRHVDLRPFVLCGKDIYVMPGGLTRVALRKGSMVVNSSQGGGSKDTWILRNGHSHSETNPATAVLEKF
- a CDS encoding alpha-E domain-containing protein; amino-acid sequence: MLSRVASSVYWLSRYVERAENVARFIDVNYNLTLGESDSLGDQWAPLVYTTGDQIPYEERYGAPNRDNVLKFLLFDEKNPNSILSCVSYARENARTIREIIPTVVWEQLNQFYFMVRSAAGSPVTLDQPQEFCERVRLASHMLVGATEATMSHGEAWHFSRVGRLIERGDKTSRIVDVQYYILLPDARDVGSALDVVRWSALLRSASALAMYRRQYGKITPERVANFLILDTYFPRAMHFCLRKAQESLRSITGSHAGTFQNLAEQRMGLLCSTMDYTSVEDIIQQGLHQYIDGFQNQLNSVGEAIHEDFFIAQQTESQSQAQTANENSQSQTS